A section of the Tenrec ecaudatus isolate mTenEca1 chromosome 10, mTenEca1.hap1, whole genome shotgun sequence genome encodes:
- the VPS25 gene encoding vacuolar protein-sorting-associated protein 25: MAMGFEWPWQYRFPPFFTLQPNVDTRQKQLAAWCSLVLSFCRLHKQSCMTVMEAQESPLFNNVKLRRKLPVESIQIVLEELRKKGNLEWLDKSKSSFLIMWRRPEEWGKLIYQWVSKSGQNNSVFTLYELTNGEDTEDEEFHGLDEATLLRALQALQQEHKAEIITGSDGRGVKFF, translated from the exons ATGGCGATGGGGTTCGAGTGGCCGTGGCAGTATCGCTTCCCGCCCTTCTTTAC GTTGCAGCCGAACGTGGACACCCGGCAGAAGCAGCTGGCCGCCTGGTGCTCCCTGGTCCTGTCCTTCTGCCGCCTGCACAAACAGTCCTGCATGACGGTGATGGAAGCGCAGGAGAGCCCGCTCTTCAACAACGTCAAGCTGCGGC GGAAGCTCCCTGTGGAATCCATTCAGATTGTACTAGAGGAACTGCGGAAGAAAG GGAACCTTGAGTGGTTGGATAAGAGCAAGTCTAGCTTCCTGATCATGTGGCGGAGGCCAGAAGAATGGGGGAAACTCATCTATCAGTGG GTTTCAAAAAGTGGCCAAAACAACTCCGTGTTCACCCTGTATGAACTGACCAATGGGGAAGACACCGAGGACGAGG AGTTCCACGGGCTGGATGAGGCCACCCTGCTGCGAGCGCTCCAGGCCCTCCAGCAGGAGCACAAGGCCGAGATCATCACCGGCAGTGATGGCCGAGGCGTCAAATTCTTCTAG
- the WNK4 gene encoding serine/threonine-protein kinase WNK4 → MLAPPAPETAVPMSQTEADLALRSPLPLATAAGPPRLGPPPRRARRFSGKSEPRPRSSRLSRRSSVDLGLLSSWSQPASSVPEPPDPPDSAGPCPARSPPPRSEEPPESTWAEGAPAKAADSSLSAVAGSPGVLGSGEPLRTPEATARERRRERELEEKEDTETQAVATSPDGRYLKFDIEIGRGSFKTVYRGLDTDTTVEVAWCELQTRKLSRAERQRFSEEVEMLKGLQHPNIVRFYDSWKSVLRGQVCIVLVTELMTSGTLKTYLRRFREMKPRVLQRWSRQILRGLHFLHSRVPPILHRDLKCDNVFITGPSGSVKIGDLGLATLKRASFAKSVIGTPEFMAPEMYEEKYDEAVDVYAFGMCMLEMATSEYPYSECQNAAQIYRKVTSGTKPNSFYKVKMPEVKEIIEGCIRTDKNERFTIQDLLAHAFFREERGVHVELAEEDDGEKPGLKLWLRMEDARRTGRPRDNQAIEFLFQLGRDAAEEVAQEMVALGLVCEADYQPVARAVRERVAAIQRKREKLRQARELEALPPPPGPPPATAPTVPGPPSTFPPEPEEPEADQHQPPFLLRHASYSSTTSDCETDGYLSSSGFLDASDPALQPPGGVPSNPAESHLRLPSAFTLSIPRSGPGSDFAMMDSYASDAASGLSDLGEGTGRIRRPPGRNLRRRPRSRLRVMSVSDQNDRVVECQLQTHNSKMVTFRFDLDGDSPEEIAAAMVYNDFILPAEREGFLRRIREIIQRVETLLRRETGSAEAVGDTQGPQEKPSPSSALSGPLPDPSGTEPLSSTSLDQRSWAAFSTSPSSPGTPFSPGSPLSPCPLFPITPPPYHPSSSLFPLDPSQASSYPPCSPLPLSPGVSQFPIPSSPFLQASLPSSSPPTCSLSCSQVTHNLPSPPQLPSSTAAPLLSLASAFSLAVMTVAQSLLSPSPGLPPQPSPALPTLPAPAPDGPGCPPPLTSELESEVSPNPARPFLGEARLAPISEEGKPQLVGRFQVTSSKEPSEPIPLQRPPSPEPSGPLKPATPPLASESSDTEDSAGGGPETREALAESDRAAEGLGAGAEEEGGEGKEPRGAGSPPPLSQPSPSPVWTNYSYSSLCLSSEDSDGSGEDEEFWAELHSLRQKHLSEVEALQTLQKKEIEDLYSRLGKQPPPGIVAPAAMLSSRQRRLSKGSYPSSRRNSLQRADGPGPGIMRRNSLSGSSTGSQEQRASKGVTFAGDVGRM, encoded by the exons ATGCTGGCCCCGCCGGCCCCCGAGACCGCCGTCCCCATGTCCCAGACGGAGGCTGACCTGGCCCTGCGGTCTCCGCTGCCCCTCGCCACGGCCGCGGGGCCGCCCCGCCTCGGGCCCCCTCCCCGCAGAGCGCGCCGCTTCTCCGGGAAGTCCGAGCCCCGGCCGCGCTCCTCCCGCCTGAGCCGCCGCAGCTCCGTGGACCTGGGTCTGCTGAGCTCTTGGTCCCAGCCCGCCTCCTCCGTGCCGGAGCCCCCAGACCCTCCGGACTCCGCTGGCCCATGCCCCGCGAGAAGCCCACCGCCCCGCTCCGAAGAGCCCCCCGAGAGCAcgtgggccgagggagcccctgcGAAGGCGGCAGACTCGTCCCTCTCTGCGGTGGCGGGCTCCCCCGGGGTCCTGGGCTCTGGGGAGCCGCTCAGGACCCCCGAAGCCACAGCCCGAGAGCGGCGGCGGGAGCGGGAGCTGGAAGAGAAGGAGGACACGGAGACGCAGGCGGTGGCGACATCCCCGGATGGCCGATACCTCAAGTTTGACATAGAGATTGGACGTGGCTCCTTCAAGACGGTGTATCGAGGGCTGGACACGGACACCACGGTGGAGGTGGCCTGGTGTGAGCTGCAG acTCGGAAACTGTCTCGGGCTGAGCGGCAGCGCTTCTCTGAGGAGGTGGAGATGCTCAAGGGGCTGCAGCACCCCAACATCGTCCGCTTCTATGACTCATGGAAGTCCGTGCTGAGGGGCCAGGTTTGCATCGTGCTGGTCACCGAACTCATGACCTCGGGCACGCTCAAGAC GTACCTGAGGCGGTTCCGCGAGATGAAACCTCGGGTCCTTCAGCGCTGGAGCCGGCAGATCCTGCGGGGGCTTCATTTCCTACACTCTCGAGTCCCCCCCATCTTGCACCGGGATCTCAAGTGCGACAATGTCTTTATCACGGGCCCTTCGGGTTCCGTGAAGATTGGGGACCTGGGCCTGGCTACACTCAAGCGCGCCTCCTTCGCCAAGAGTGTCATCG ggacccCGGAGTTCATGGCCCCGGAGATGTACGAGGAGAAGTACGACGAGGCTGTGGATGTGTACGCATTCGGCATGTGCATGTTAGAGATGGCTACCTCCGAGTACCCGTACTCCGAGTGCCAAAATGCCGCGCAAATCTACCGCAAGGTCACTTCg GGCACAAAGCCGAACAGCTTCTACAAGGTGAAGATGCCCGAGGTGAAGGAGATCATCGAGGGCTGCATCCGCACCGACAAGAACgagag GTTCACCATCCAGGACCTCCTGGCGCACGCCTTCTTCCGCGAGGAGCGCGGCGTGCACGTGGAGCTGGCGGAGGAGGACGACGGCGAGAAGCCGGGCCTGAAGCTCTGGCTGCGCATGGAGGACGCGCGGCGCACGGGGCGGCCGCGCGACAACCAGGCCATTGAGTTTCTGTTCCAGCTGGGCCGGGACGCGGCCGAGGAGGTGGCTCAGGAGATG GTGGCCCTGGGCTTGGTCTGTGAAGCTGATTACCAGCCAGTGGCCCGTGCAGTGCGTGAGCGGGTTGCTGCCATCCAGCGAAAGCGTGAGAAGCTTCGCCAAGCTCGAGAGCTAGAGGCCCTCCCGCCCCCACCAGGACCCCCACCAGCAACTGCCCCCACAGTTCCTGGACCCCCCAGTACCTTCCCCCCAGAGCCCGAGGAGCCTGAGGCAGACCAGCACCAGCCACCCTTCCTCCTCCGCCATGCCAGCTACTCATCTACCACCT cgGATTGCGAGACTGATGGCTACCTCAGCTCCTCCGGCTTCCTGGATGCCTCCGACCCTGCCCTTCAACCCCCTGGGGGGGTGCCATCCAACCCCGCTGAGTCCCATCTCCGCCTGCCCTCG GCTTTCACTCTCTCCATACCGCGTTCTGGCCCTGGCAGTGACTTTGCCATGATGGACAG CTATGCTTCGGATGCAGCATCGGGCCTTAGTGACCTCGGAGAAGGGACGGGGCGGATACGAAGACCCCCAGGGAGAAATCTCCGGCGCAGACCCCGATCCCGCCTGCGGGTCATGAGT GTCTCTGATCAGAATGACAGAGTGGTGGAGTGCCAACTGCAGACCCACAATAGCAAGATGGTGACCTTCCGATTTGATCTGGATGGGGACAGCCCAGAGGAGATTGCAGCCGCCATG GTGTACAATGATTTCATTCTACCCGCGGAGCGAGAAGGGTTCCTGCGCCGCATTCGGGAGATTATCCAACGCGTGGAGACCCTCTTGAGGAGAGAGACAGGCTCTGCGGAGGCCGTTGGGGACACCCAGGGCCCCCAG GAGAAGCCATCACCATCATCTGCCCTCTCAGGCCCCCTTCCAGACCCTTCCGGCA CAGAGCCCCTGAGCAGCACCTCCCTGGACCAGAGGAGCTGGGCGGCCTTCTCGACCTCTCCATCTTCGCCTGGAACCCCATTTTCTCCGGGCAGTCCCCTGTCCCCGTGTCCCCTCTTCCCCATCACTCCTCCCCCGTATCATCCCAgctcctccctgttccccctggaTCCTTCCCAGGCCTCCTCCTATCCCCCCTGCTCTCCACTTCCGTTGTCCCCCGGAGTCTCCCAGTTCCCAATCCCATCCAGCCCGTTTCTTCAGGCCTCTCTCCCCTCAAGTTCTCCACCCACATGCTCTCTCAGTTGTTCCCAGGTCACCCataacctcccttcccctccccagctcCCTTCCAGcacagcagcacctctcctcTCTCTGGCTAGTGCCTTCTCGCTGGCTGTCATGACTGTGGCTCAGTCCTTGCTGTCTCCCTCACCTGgcctccctccccagccttctccagcccttcccaccctccctgcccctgctcctgatGGCCCCGGGTGTCCTCCACCCCTCACGTCTGAGCTGGAGAGTGAG GTCTCCCCAAATCCTGCTCGGCCCTTCCTGGGTGAAGCCAGACTGGCACCCATCTCTGAAG AGGGAAAGCCCCAGCTTGTGGGGCGTTTCCAAGTGACCTCATCCAAGGAGCCCTCTGAGCCCATCCCCCTGCAGCGGCCGCCATCCCCAGAGCCTTCTGGTCCTCTGAAGCctgcaacccctccactggccTCCGAGAGCTCCGACACAGAGGACAGTGCCGGAGGCGGGCCGGAGACCAGGGAGGCCCTAGCCGAGAGCGACCGTGCAGCCGAGGgcctgggggctggagcagaggaggaagggggcgAGGGGAAGGAGCCCCGCGGAGCAGGCAGCCCCCCACCTCTGagccagcccagccccagccccgtgtGGACTAACTACTCCTACAGCAGCCTGTGTCTGAGCAGTGAGGACTCAGACGGCAGCGGGGAGGACGAGGAGTTTTGGGCTGAGCTGCACAGTCTCCGGCAGAA GCACTTGTCAGAGGTGGAGGCTCTCCAGACGCTGCagaaaaaggaaattgaggactTGTACAGCCGGCTGGGCAAGCAGCCCCCGCCTGGCATCGTGGCCCCAGCTGCCATGCTGTCCAGCCGCCAGAGGCGCCTCTCCAAGGGGAGCTACCCTTCCTCCCGCCGCAACAGCCTGCAGCGCGCCGACGGCCCGGGCCCTG